A genomic region of Candidatus Dormiibacterota bacterium contains the following coding sequences:
- a CDS encoding sigma-70 domain-containing protein encodes MAQRMEQQSPKDEEDEIREQVAQYPPLSNAEEQRLLATLGVVRDAANRTLIEHNLHLVVEAAQARKERGVPFGDLFQEGTVGLISAVEHYKPGDGGFHARLVHAIAVTMDDVLAQTEEAQRNDEAFVIACRLLESAQRLLSERLGREATPAELAKLLQWEEARVNAILEMLHGAQVVHDQELLDYLDVLDDPDEPDPEA; translated from the coding sequence GTGGCCCAACGCATGGAGCAACAGTCTCCGAAAGATGAGGAGGACGAGATCCGCGAGCAAGTCGCCCAATATCCACCACTATCCAACGCGGAGGAGCAACGGCTCCTTGCCACGCTGGGGGTGGTCCGCGATGCCGCGAACCGGACCCTGATCGAGCACAACCTCCACCTCGTGGTGGAAGCCGCCCAGGCCCGCAAGGAGCGCGGCGTTCCCTTTGGCGACCTGTTTCAGGAGGGCACCGTTGGCTTGATCTCGGCGGTCGAGCACTACAAACCCGGCGATGGCGGCTTCCACGCCCGCCTGGTTCATGCCATCGCCGTCACGATGGATGACGTGCTCGCCCAAACCGAAGAGGCCCAGCGCAACGACGAGGCGTTCGTCATCGCCTGCCGCCTGCTGGAATCGGCGCAACGCCTGCTCTCGGAGCGACTCGGACGCGAGGCGACCCCGGCCGAGTTGGCTAAGCTCCTGCAGTGGGAGGAGGCTCGGGTCAACGCCATTCTGGAGATGCTTCATGGGGCGCAAGTGGTCCACGACCAGGAGCTGCTCGATTACCTCGACGTCCTCGACGACCCTGACGAGCCCGACCCTGAGGCGTAA
- a CDS encoding nodulation protein NfeD — MKRATRLFLAAALLAALMPAVQARAAEPHVLVATLNGVINPITDSYISKAVDRAVSTQANALIIQMDTPGGLDTSMRGIIKKILGAPLPVVIFVAPSGARAASAGLYITESADIAVMAPGTNIGSAHPVSLSGSNPAANPTASPGASGATSTAPDIESQKIENDAAAYIRALATLHHRNADWAEKAVRQSINAPADDAVKLGVVDFESRDLDTLLQDLDGRQVLKGGHTYTLQTARASIQRYDMSGFEQFLQAVADPNLVYLLFLLAIIGIGFWVTHPGLFLPGVIGVIAGVLAALSLFDLPINIAGVILILIAVVLFIIDLKAVTHGVLTTGGIVAMTLGGLLLIDTSFLAEGVNIPLLIITVLVIAAIFLFILRKLIDARRRPYAAGEESMIGMLGTVREPLNPSGMVFVNGALWQATSTSGPLDAGTQVRIVGVDGLRLRVEALHQQHAGRSEGPQAASS; from the coding sequence GTGAAGAGGGCCACCCGGCTCTTTCTCGCGGCCGCCTTGCTGGCGGCACTCATGCCCGCGGTCCAGGCCCGCGCCGCTGAGCCGCATGTCCTGGTGGCGACCCTCAACGGGGTCATCAACCCGATCACCGACAGCTATATCTCGAAAGCCGTCGACCGCGCCGTGTCCACCCAGGCAAACGCCTTGATCATTCAGATGGACACGCCCGGCGGGTTGGACACCTCGATGAGGGGCATCATCAAGAAGATCCTCGGGGCGCCGCTGCCGGTGGTCATCTTCGTCGCGCCTTCGGGCGCCCGGGCCGCCTCAGCCGGCCTCTACATCACGGAGTCGGCCGATATCGCCGTGATGGCGCCCGGGACGAACATCGGCTCCGCGCACCCGGTCAGCCTTAGCGGGTCCAATCCCGCCGCCAACCCGACGGCGAGCCCCGGTGCAAGCGGCGCAACCTCGACAGCGCCGGATATCGAGTCTCAGAAGATCGAAAACGACGCCGCAGCCTACATTCGGGCGCTGGCCACGCTCCACCACCGCAATGCGGACTGGGCGGAGAAGGCCGTCCGGCAGAGCATCAACGCGCCGGCGGATGACGCCGTGAAACTGGGTGTGGTCGATTTCGAGAGCCGCGACCTCGACACGCTTCTGCAGGACCTCGACGGTCGCCAGGTCTTAAAGGGCGGCCATACCTACACGCTGCAGACCGCCCGGGCCAGCATCCAACGATACGACATGAGCGGATTCGAGCAATTTCTGCAAGCCGTCGCCGACCCGAACCTCGTGTATCTCCTCTTCCTGCTCGCCATCATCGGCATCGGCTTCTGGGTCACGCATCCAGGGTTGTTCTTGCCCGGCGTGATCGGCGTGATCGCCGGCGTGCTCGCCGCCCTGTCGCTATTCGATCTGCCGATCAACATCGCCGGCGTCATCCTCATCCTGATCGCCGTCGTTCTCTTCATCATCGATCTCAAAGCGGTGACCCACGGAGTGCTGACCACGGGCGGCATCGTCGCCATGACGCTTGGGGGTCTACTGTTGATCGACACCAGCTTTCTCGCTGAGGGCGTCAACATTCCCCTGCTTATCATCACCGTCCTCGTCATCGCGGCCATCTTCCTCTTCATCCTGCGCAAGCTGATCGATGCCCGCCGCCGTCCATACGCCGCGGGTGAGGAGTCGATGATTGGCATGCTGGGCACCGTGCGAGAACCGCTGAATCCCAGTGGGATGGTGTTCGTGAATGGCGCGCTGTGGCAAGCCACCTCAACCAGCGGGCCGCTCGATGCCGGGACGCAGGTGCGCATCGTCGGGGTCGACGGACTTCGACTCCGGGTCGAAGCCCTGCACCAACAGCACGCTGGGCGGTCCGAAGGGCCGCAGGCTGCATCGTCGTGA
- a CDS encoding slipin family protein, which produces MGVFALIVLGIIVLVVLIGLSSAIRIINEYERGVLFRLGRLMDLKGPGLRLIIPFGIDRLVKIDLRTVTLEVPPQEVITLDNVTIKVNAVIYFMVVDPRNAVTRVANFINATSQIAQTTLRSVLGQSSLDELLANREKINAKLQQIIDEQTEPWGIKVSTVEIKDVELPQTMQRAMAKQAEAEREKRAKIIHAEGEFEAAQKLTDAAGVIATQPSALQLRYLQTLTEIGVERNTVVVFPVPLDLISQLIDMRQIKGAAPTTPAKT; this is translated from the coding sequence GTGGGCGTATTCGCGCTGATCGTCCTTGGCATCATCGTTCTCGTTGTCCTGATCGGCTTGAGCTCCGCGATCCGGATCATCAATGAGTACGAGCGCGGCGTGCTCTTCCGCCTCGGCCGGCTGATGGACCTCAAGGGGCCGGGGCTGCGCCTGATCATTCCGTTCGGCATCGACCGCCTGGTGAAGATCGATCTCCGCACCGTGACCCTCGAGGTCCCGCCGCAGGAGGTCATCACGCTCGACAACGTGACCATCAAGGTCAACGCCGTCATCTACTTCATGGTTGTCGATCCCCGTAACGCCGTCACCCGGGTTGCCAACTTCATCAATGCCACGTCACAAATAGCACAGACAACGCTACGGAGCGTGCTCGGCCAGTCGTCGCTCGATGAGCTGCTCGCCAACCGCGAGAAGATCAACGCCAAGCTCCAGCAGATCATCGACGAGCAAACCGAGCCCTGGGGCATCAAGGTCTCGACGGTTGAGATCAAGGACGTCGAGCTCCCCCAGACGATGCAGCGCGCCATGGCCAAGCAGGCCGAGGCCGAACGAGAGAAGCGAGCCAAGATCATCCATGCGGAGGGTGAGTTCGAGGCGGCGCAGAAGCTGACCGATGCGGCTGGCGTGATCGCGACCCAACCCAGCGCGCTCCAGTTGCGCTATTTGCAGACTCTCACGGAGATCGGGGTCGAACGGAACACGGTGGTCGTCTTCCCGGTGCCGCTCGACCTGATCTCCCAGCTCATCGACATGCGCCAGATCAAGGGCGCCGCACCAACGACACCGGCAAAGACCTGA